A segment of the Echinicola strongylocentroti genome:
CCGACCCTTCAGTAATCCCCACATTCTTTGCTCTAAAAAAACGATCAAACAACTGGGATTGTTCTTTTTCGGGGATACCAATACCATCATCTTGAATGGTCGCTACCATAATATCATCCTTTACTTTTACAGCAAACTCCACATGTCCTTTATTCTTCGAGTATTTCACCGCATTGCTGAGTAGGTTTTCAAAAACCTGATAGAGCAGATCTGTGTCCGACTTCAGCGTCTTGGGGACGTTTTCAAAAGTAGTGTCAATAGCTACATCCTTATCGTTATTGGCCTTGACCACATCGATGACCTCGTTAAAGAATGCTGCCGTAAAAAACCGAGATGGCTTATAGTCGATCTTATTGGCGTCTGCCTTACCAAAAAACAGCACGGATGTAAGTAAGTTGTTCAGGTTACGGACAGAGTTTTCAATTTTTCGGGAGTGTTTCATTAGCTTCCCTTTCATGGGATGGTCCTTCTCTGAGTAGATCTGTAGCAATTGGGCAGAGCTGAGAATGGATGTCAAGGGCGTCTTGAACCCATGGGAGACATTCTGGACGATCTTGGATTTCAACTCGCCGATTTCACGTTCTTTTTCCAGCGCCTTTTTCAGTTCTTTATTGGCCTCGTTAAGGTCTGCTGTCCGCTGCCGGACTTTCTCTTCCAGTTCATTATTGAGTTTTTGAAGCTCCTTTTCTTTTTTATCCTTAAAGATCGCCAGCTCTATCATCATGTTCAGTTCCCGGATATTAAAGGGCTTGATCACATAGGCGCTGGGATTGGTTCCCGCTATCTTCTGAAGCGTCTCTTCATCCGAACTGGCCGTAAGGTAGACAACAGGGACGTCAAATTTCTCATTGATGATTTCGGTTGTTTTGATCCCATCAAGCTCTCCGCCC
Coding sequences within it:
- a CDS encoding hybrid sensor histidine kinase/response regulator; this encodes MLALKILIVEDDNVSALLLKKALEKNHHEIIGVAATGEEALDIMEEEPAELVMMDINLGGELDGIKTTEIINEKFDVPVVYLTASSDEETLQKIAGTNPSAYVIKPFNIRELNMMIELAIFKDKKEKELQKLNNELEEKVRQRTADLNEANKELKKALEKEREIGELKSKIVQNVSHGFKTPLTSILSSAQLLQIYSEKDHPMKGKLMKHSRKIENSVRNLNNLLTSVLFFGKADANKIDYKPSRFFTAAFFNEVIDVVKANNDKDVAIDTTFENVPKTLKSDTDLLYQVFENLLSNAVKYSKNKGHVEFAVKVKDDIMVATIQDDGIGIPEKEQSQLFDRFFRAKNVGITEGSGLGLSIVKKCVEVLKGEITVQSKAGKGSTFTVKIPID